The following DNA comes from Solanum stenotomum isolate F172 chromosome 11, ASM1918654v1, whole genome shotgun sequence.
CCCAATCCCCAGTTCACAAAGAGAAAATCCAGAAGCCCCCCATATACACTCCCAACTTCAATGAAAACAGAGCAGCGACGTCTTCACTTGATCCAAAACGACAAGAAATCGATGTTGGCAGCGACCAAAACGATAATAACGTTCACAAATGGAGCTCACGACGTCAACCATCGAGTCTAATCCAATCACGCGTACCTGCAATTCTAATCCAATCACAGTGTCGTCTGCTCCCGTCCCTCTCGAACAGTACAGTAGCAGCAGCACGCGTCTGTCCCCAtttcctcttccggaatgggACGAAacttcagaaaaaaaaatgtttggcCGATTTGGTGAAAGGAATTAAgagtttgaatttcaaaataggCCCTATTCTTGTAAAAAATTTGATCTGTTTCCCCCCATTTCGAACCCCATTttcccttctatatatgtttcTATTGATTCACTGTTGAAAGGGGGGagatattggaaaaaaaattagaaggaaTATTGGGAAATGTTGGAAGGGGTTGGTATCTTTTTTTAGCTAATAGATATAGAACTATATTAAAAGAAAGCAAAGAAGCTATTCGATTCCAAATTCTAAGAAGAGTAGTCGTTCattcaaagttcaagattctGCCCAGATCTTGACCCTTTTGTAGTGGTGGAATCATTCCTTGCTCGTTTTGTCTCAAATCCTTGCCCGGAAAAAGGTAATCTCTACTCCtttgattatttttcatttcgATTCCGAATATTATATGATGAGCATGTCTCTGTTGGGTCTCCCTCGGCCTCATTTTCACTTGCACCAAATATGAATGGTCATGGTTTATTTCCTTTGTTGCTAGAATTCTTGGCTGATCATTGTGTTGTTTGTGCCTTTCCTCGATTAGACGTTCAAATATGGAGTTGTAACTGTTTAAGCTTGgctttagttttgttttgaatAGTGTGATCGTATTGCTGTAATTCTCATGACTCATATGTCTCAGTTTTGTCTGaattttagatgaaaaatgCTCGCTCTTTGCTGtcaattcttttaaaaattaataattaaaaaatgtgagggttctattttttttccaaatttcgGTCCTCTTCGCTCGCGGCTTAGTATGCTGAAAATAGAGAGTGTTAGTTTGAGTTTTGGAACATAGCTGCCTATTCTCTTTTTAATCTTGTTGTGATGATTaatttgatgttattttttttagctaGTTAATTTGTTCTCTTTCATGTTTAatagttcattttctttctaaagcATGATTCTAGTCTAACGTGTAAGTTTCCATTTTGATCAAATTTGCCTCTAAATTAGTTCTTAAATGTGTGATATTGGTATGATGTTGTTTGCACACATATGAGTTGTTGTGGTCTAAGTTTGGTTGTCGTGTTCATTACCATGCTGATTTGAATCATTAAGTGGTCTGAATTTAAGTTTTCCTAAAAGATGCTTGCGAATCTGTGCCATGCTATCCATTTTTATCAAGTCAAAATGCTTAATCAAATGTTTAGAATAGGTTGTTTACTATTCATAGCTAAGGGGGAGgtaataactttatttttactttattattattatttgtttttgtttgtttttgtttaattcAACTCATAGTTAATAATGTCTCTGTTTTCATATTCTGCATATGAGTATTGTTTATTTGCAATTTTAAAATGTGGATGTATGTTCCATTTTCCTTTTGTGCATGCTGAAAATTATTTTAGTCGTGTCTTATTGCATTTTTGCTAAAGATGTTATTCTTGTGAATTAGTTGAAGTGTGAATGCTAATCTTCCCTCTCTTCATTTGCATGTGAAATTCCATCCGAGTCCGCTTGGACTCATCCCTTGCATATCGTCGAGTTTGTCTTGAGTCAGCCCTAGTCATTGCTGGAAAATTGGAAGTAAAATACCGTCTCAAAAAATCAGGCTGAAAAATGGCccatatacactgatatacctGCTGTATACAGTGGTATACAACCATAAATATGATTTACAGGTTGCGAAAATGCAAGAATACAAGTTTGATGATAAAATACATGTCAAAAGCTGATGTTCTAGAGAAAACGCAGAAATACTGACCCGAATACGGTCCGTATACAAGGGTATACATAAATAGTATATACAGATTTCTTGAAGGCAAAATAGGGGGTCAAAACCCTTAAGTGATTTCGAGCAGGCCCAAGTGGTGAAAAATGGGCCAAAGCCTCATTCAAAATTATTGCaggaattttgaaagaattgggCCTAAAAGCCCAAATTCAAATCTTCTCtcctttttctcctttatttatattgtattatttgacTGACCTTGATTATcttatggtttaatttatttcaattccCAAAGGTGGCTATTTCATGTTATTTTCCaaattaaagtatatatttattttattacttagctcttattttaatatttgtctTGTCAACACTCAAGTTATTTCCCCTTAGNNNccccccccccccccctcaagtCCTATTTCCTTtaagataattaaaatgaaaataataatagtaataaataagttaaaataaatgagttttttttacttagttaaagtttcaaaaattagtcaaagtcgtTATGAGTTcctttacttagttaaaatttcaaaaaaaaaaattagtcaaagtcattatgagttcttttacttagttaaaattttaaatattagtcaaagtcacttttagtcaaatcgccggtcaaccgcaagtttgtggacattccgagggcctaacaccttcttgaaatgtacatttgaactcgaaccctttttcaattgattttatctgtttgagtcttttgaaaaaccttttattttttcttgattttttactaaaaattaagtggtgactctgtttcttttggaaattcgatttctcttaaatcataagtttaatcgatttttcgaaacttagttatttttcttttatttatatttttcgagtaaaacattgggaactccatgaatagaaggaatccatggatgaaaactatcattcCTCAATGTTAAAAGCTTGCCTTCAATGGTGGAAATAGAGGCttgccttgaaaccctagattgaacccttcttcttctttaaatttCTAGAGATAGAAATATTTGGGAGAGGAAgaacttgatcttcttttggATATTTAAGAGAATGAATTGATTATTTGGGGGTTTCAAATCATTATATTGAGCTTTGGGTAGAAGgaaaaacgacatagtattgaGTTAGCAATTGggggaaaagacccaaaagtcCCTGACTGAAAACTGCCGAATTGGCATCATGAAGGCCAAAACGGATCATCATCATCACCACAACCCGAATTGCCCGACATGATTTACTATTTTGGGTACAACTCTTTACTCCGAGCTTGGAATtaggcaaactcggtggcgttggaaagaggacctTGAgtcctttaatttgataggtcattggtcacctaattcattttgtggtaaaaatatgatcgtttgaagttgatcctaAACTCTAAGTCTAATAAAAACCCTTCACTGACGACTACACAATCCGTGTGGAGTTACGCGGGCCGTTGTAATGCCAGTGGCCCTTGACCAGTAGCTACGGGAGGACCCCTGCTGCTTGACCCTCTTTACAACCACTCTAACGGTTCATAATGCTCACCGCATGCCGTTTATGGATCCATGAGAGGGGAACCTTTTTCAGAAAGTTTTGGAACATATTCACGAGCACCAAAACGGTCCATTGCTCCCGTCTAAGGCTCTATAGAGGGTCCCATGGTCCAGTTTTGGGCTTCTGACATGCCCGCTTGACCCCTTTCTAGTGTTTCCCAAATCCAAGGTGTTACATGAACACATATATATGGTCCTGTAACAAAGTACTTGAATCCATCTTATATGTGTAAGACACCGTTGTAACAACATCCTTGTTGTCACCGACCGGTTATGGTAATGCCCTTCCATCCTTTTCCATAGCTGTTTTGTCATCTCCTCGGTACTTGTACTCACTTCACAAAGTACGTTAGGTGCAAGGGATAATTGGATTACACTCAATGCATCTCCATCAATCTTTTCCTTGTCGGAATTCGATGTCTTATCGGGGTACTATCCGTCAATAGCATGGAttaaatctttctttctcaGTAACACCATCATCTGGAAGACTATAATGTATTTGGAAATACATAAAACCAAAGTAATTCTTTTTTGATGTGAAAGTTCAGACTGCACTGCAACCACAGAGCATACTCAAACAGAACATTGACTCTGGTACCAATTGTTAGTGGAaatgtgaaaataaagaaaaaatacgaACAACAATATTTAACGTGGTTCGAATAAGAAGGATTCTACGTCCACCCGAGAACAACTGCaccaatatttatttcactccAAAAGGATCCAAATGAAATACTACAAGAGTGAGAAGATCAAATGCCTTAAAAGGTGAGAAGCCAAGTGAGAGGTTGTCATGAAAATGAATTTATAGCTACCTATTTATAGGAATAAATTCTTCCTATTGATGTCATCTATGACATCACTATGTGCAAAAATGTGAAGGTTAAACATGTGAAACTAATTTAtgatttacataaatttcaccTACAAAGATAATAtcttgactttttattttgtacTATAAAGAATTATTGATCTTGGGCGTCTTTATGCACCTAATAACCAAGTTATCCCATATAAATAACTAAGTTGAGAGCATTTTTAGTAGTCAAAATTAAGTATTGAGGGTCTTTTGATGTCCCTTCTTCTAACCAATATGATTAGATATTCCAGGGTGAAAAGCAAAGAAGAACGAGCCAAAGTAGGGCACCTGGTCAGAGGTCGTAAAATAAAAGACGAAGTTGCAGAGGAAAAAAGCTAAGAAGCTGGAGAATACACCACGAGGGAGCATCTCTGCGTCGCGGAGCCAATACGCGTATGCAGAAATGGAATTCCACTTAACAGTGGAGTGCGCGATGGGAGCGCATCGCGAAGAGGGTTCATCTGTGTGCAACTATAGGCGAGGACACAGGTCCGCGTCACGGATCTGGACACCAGAAATTGGCCACGTGTTTTATTTTAGACTATAAATAGTTTAAGTGtgttatttcttttattattcagttttaaaAAGACGAGAGTAGCTCGATTTGGGCGATTTGGGAACACTTTCTAAGGCTTTTCTTCTACTCCTTCATTTTGGTAAAATCTTTTATGATCCATAAACATTACTTGATGGTCTTTTGTTCTATGAGTAGCTAAAGTCCCTTNAAGACGAGAGTAGCTCAATTTGGGCGATTTGGGAACACTTTCTAGGGCTTTTCTTCTACTCCTTCATTTTGGTAAAATCTTTTATGATCCATAAACATTACTTGATGATCTTTTGTTCTATGAGTAGCTAAAGTCCCTTATTCTAGGGTTGTAGCTACGATTAATGGTATATTAATATTTGTTTCTACAATGAGATGGGTTTTCTTGTGATTTATGCTCACATtcttatttaactattttaatgcgtgatcaacattaaaataaacttgttGTATGCTCTTGAACTCGGAAGATGAATAGAGGGATAGACCAAAGAATGTGGGAAGTGTGTTCACTATAGAGTAAAATTAGAGTGTTTCGTATATAGGATAGTCTTATACCTATGTACCGCGCTTCATTGATATGCAAGATGATAGCTTAATGCTCCACCACTGGTTCATGCCTATCCCCGCTCAATGATTTAGTTAGGCTGTCAATGGTGGTAGGcaattagaggtcgggagatcaTGATCGTAAAATGAACCTTGCAAATCCATAAGGAGGTTAGCTTGTCAACTGCTAGGATACATTAATTTTATGTCGGAAATCGTATTATGCTGCAACCTTTGATTACCTGACCATATTGTGAAATTCTCTTGTCTGAAACTGTTTAATTGTAGTAATTAAACTTTGAGATTGGTTTACTTAGTAGTTACAAAcaaatttctaaaattggtTGTCACATAAGTAAATCTATTTTAGACATAGCAAAGTTgttatttgttgatttgaagtcCCTTGGGTGCGATAATTCGGCTCGAAAGAGTCGTTGTACTACTTGAGTGACCACGTGCACTTGCGTGTGCTTATGGACCCAACAAGGttttggcgccgctgtcggggacTTTAAAATCGGCAAATATCTAATTTTTGAGTGTCTAAATTATTTGTACAAGTTTGACAACTTGATCTTGGCTCTTCATTTAACAGGTTGTGTCAGGTTTTCATTCTGGAAGATGATTAGGACTTATTAGAGATTTTAGCTGAACCAGAGAGAATTGTTCGCTACTGGAGAAGGCAAAGAAGACTCACTTATCATGTTCCTCTTGTGGCTAGTAAACCAgaaacttttgaagaaaaggagGATCAAGAACCACCGGCAGTGATGGCAGAAATGAAAGTGAGGGATGTGGCAATCCCACAAACCAGCAATGTTACCTCGAGTATTCAGAAACCTGCTCCTGGTGGGATATTTGAATTGAAGAAGAACATGGTGCAACTACTGCACACAAACGAGCAATTCACTGGTCTATCTCATGAGGACCCAAGAGTGCATATCTAGAATTTCCTCTAGATCAATAACACCTACACTTCAATTAGAGTGAACGTTGATTATGTGAGGCTCACACTATTCCCATTTTCTCTGTTGTGGGAAGCAAAAAGATGGCTGAACTCTGAGCCCGCACACTCCATAACAATGTGGGATGATCTGGTCTGAACATTTTTGATAAGGTTTTTTCCATCCGATAAAACAGCCAAGCTGAGAAGCGACATATTAAGCTTCCGACAGAAAGGAAGGGAAAACTTGTACCAGGCTTGGGACAGGTTTAAGTCCCTGCTGCTAAGTTGTCCACATCACCATCAAGCTAACGAAGTGTTGGTCCATACCTTCATTGAAAGGTTGGAACCAAACACAAATTTTACTTGATTCTACTGCAGGTGGACAAGCTTTGGAGAAGACATATGCTGAGTTGTTTACATTGCTTAATAGAATTTCATAGGGTAACCCCAAGTGGAACGGCGTTGGAGCTAAACCGGTCGTGCAGAAGACTGCTGGAGTGTTGGAAATAGATGCAGTGACAGCTTTGTCAGCACAGATCGCATCAATACAGAATATGATGACTACTCATTTCAGCAACATGTCACTAGGTAAACAACAAGCCCAAGTTAATATGGTACATCAACAACAAGCTTGGTGTGAAGTATGTGGAGGTGGAGATCACAATGCTGAGGTATGTAGAGCAAACCCAGAATCTGTTCATTTTGTAGGTAATGTGCAATGAGGAGGACATCACCAGAGCTATGGAAATACCTACAACTCGAGCTGGCGAAACCACCCAAACTTTTCCTGGGGTGGCAATCAAAACCAACATCAAGGACAGAACCAACACAAACCATAGAGTAGTGGACAACAGTACCATTAGCAAAGCCATGGAAATCAACAAGCTGCCAAGCAAAGTGATATGAGTGTGGATGACATGCTAAAACAAATCATGGCGGATCAAGCTAAATTAGCAGCAGATGTTTGAAACAATCAATTGGCGACTCAAAATTTGGAGAAGTAGTTTGGGCAGTTCGCTAGTGCCTAAAATTCCCGACCACAAGGGGGTTTGCCAGGAAATACCGACCCTAACCCGAAGCAGGTAAATGTTGTGAGTATTCGGAGTGGTCGTCCATTGGAGGAGTTGCCGCCAAAGGAAAAAGTTGCTGAGGAAAAAGGAACACATGTAGATGAAGCAGAACCAAGTGAACAAATGGTGAATGAGGAATCAAAAGCAAAACCACCTCCTCCTTTCCCATagaaattcaaaaaacaaaaggaGGAGGAATGTTTTGGTAAGTTTATTGAATTACTCAAACAGGTACATGTTAACTTGCCTTTGATAGATGTGTTGTAGGGAATTCCTACGTACGCCAAATATGTGAAAGATGTGGTAGCCAACAAGAGTAGATTGGCTAAGTATGTAACAATAGCACTCACAGAGGAGTGCAGTTCTAGGATCCAGAACAGGCTCCCAATTAATTTGAAAGTTCCAGGGAGTTTCactattcaaataaaaattggtAGATGTGTTGTGGAAAGAGGTTTGTGCGATTTGGGTGCAAGTATCAATTTAATGCCTACTTCCATGTTTCTCAAATTGGGACTAGGAAGACCCAAGCCCACAACCACTATGTTGCAATTAGCGGACCGTTCTGTGTCAAGGCCAGATGGCGTTATTCAAGATATCTTAGTTCAAGTGGGAACTCTGATTTTCCCCGTAGACTTTGTCATTTTGGATTTTGAGCTTGACCAAGAGGTCCAATTTATTTTGGGATGCACATTTCTAGCAACCAGAGGTGCATTAATTGATGTGGCGGCCGTAGACTCACAATGAGGGCTCATGACAAGGTCGAGGTATTTGATGTGTACAAGGCAATGAAGTTGCCTGCAATATATGAGGAGCTGTCTCCAATTACAGTCATTTAGAAGGATATGACATCTAAATATGTTGAAGCCCAAGACCCTTTAGAGAAAGTCTTAATTGGGCAAGACATTGAGGGAGATGTTGAAGCCCAGGAGTTGGCTAACGCCCTAAATGTCCCGAATGTGAGTATGCTTCACACGTTTGTGGAGCCATTGAATAGAGTCCTGGGACCACATCTGAAGCCTTCGATTGAGGAAGCACCAAAGTTGGAGTTAAAGGCTCTCCCTTCTCATCTCAGGTGTGCATTCTTAGGTGCTAATGAATCTTTACTTGTAATCCTTTCTTCTGCTTTGTCTGAATTGCAGGTTGAGGCATCTCTGAAAATATTGAGGAAGAGGAAAAGGGTAATATGATGGCAGATGGCTCACATGCCTGGCATCAACCCAACTTTATGCATGCACAGGATATTTATGAAGGAGGGGCACAAGTCAATTGTGCAACCGCAGCGCAGGCTAAACCTAGTGATGAAAGATGTGGTGCGCAAGGAGGTGATCAAATGGCTAGATGCGGGTATTGTCTATCCAATTTCGGACAACAAGTCGGTTAGCCCAGTTCAGTGTGAGCCTAAAAAGGGAGGCATGACGGTGATCACTAATGAAAGAAATGGGTTGATTCCAACCAGGACAGTGACAAGATGGCGAATATGCATGGATTACAGAAAATTGAATGAAGCTACTAGAAATGATCACTACCATGTCCCTTTTATTGATCAGATGCTGGACAGGTTGGCTGGACAagaatattattgtttttgttggaTGGCTATTCAGGATACAACCAAATTATGATTGCACCAGTGGACCAGGAGAAAACTAcattcacttgcccatatgggacatATGCTTTCAAGAGAATGTCGTTTGGACTATGCAGCTCCAGCCACCTTCCAAAGATGCATGATAGATATCTTCCATGATATGGTTGAAGATTTTGTGGAAATattcatggatgacttctcagTATTTGGGGAGTCTCTTGACAGGTGCTTAGAGAATTTAGACAGGGTGCTGGCTAGATGCGAGGAAACTAATCTCGTCTTAAACTgagaaaaatgtcattttctagTGAAGGAATGGATTGTGTTGGGCCATAAGGTGTCTAAGAGAGGGCTGGAAGTTGATCGTGCCAAAGTGGAAGTAATTGAAAAGCTACCTCTCCCAATTTCTGTTAAAGGGGTGCGAAGTTTTTTGGGTCATGTTGGTTTCTACAGgagattcatcaaggatttctTTAAGATTGCAAAACCCATGTGCAGTCTCCTAGAGAAGGAgatgaaatttgtatttgaTGAACAATGCATGTAAGCTTTTGAAGCATTGAAGGAGAAGCTGATAGAAGCTCCAATCCTAACTTCCCCAAATTATGAGCTTCCTTTTGAgctaatgtgtgatgcaagtgatGTGGCTGTGGGAGCAGTGTTGGGGGCAAAGGAAAGAGAAGGTGTTTCACTGAATATATTATGCAAGCAAGACACTGGATGCGGCCCAAANTGATGAACAATACATGTAAGCTTTTGAAGCATTGAAGGAGAAGCTGATAGAAGCTTCAATCCTAACTTCCCCAAATTATGAGCTTCCTTTTGAGCTAATGTGTAATGCAAGTGATGTGGCTGTGGGAGCAGTGTTGGGGGCAAAGGAAAGAGAAGGTGTTTCACTAAATATATTATGCAAGCAAGACACTGGATGCGGCCCAAACCAACTACACAgtgactaaaaaagaaatgctCGCCTTGGTGGTACTTATTCAACAAGAAGGATGCAAAGCCACGGTTAATCAGGTGGATTCtattgctgcaagagtttgacaTTGACATCAAGGACCGAAGAGGTTCAGAAAACTAGATTGCAGACCACCTGTCAAGATTGGAAAGTTCGTCACATGTGGGAGAGCAAGGTTAGATTAGAGAGGAATTCCCTGATGAGCAATTATTGACGCTAGAGGTGACCGAACTACCATGGTATGCAGACATTGTTAATATTTGGTTAGGGGATTGTTTCCACCAGGTGCAACCACACACCAAAAGAAGAGGCTTATTTATGATGCTCGGTTCTACATATGGGATGAACCTTATCTCTTCAAGCAAAGGCCGAACAAAATGATGAGGAGATGTGTGCCTGAGTCCGAGATGAGACAAGTGATGGATAGTTGCCACTCGTCTGCATATGGGGTCATCATGGAGGTGAGCGCACTGTGCATAAGGTGCTTCAATCAAGTTTTTTCTGGCCTACTCTATTTAGAGATGCTGCAGGTTATGTGAAAAGTTGTGATCAATGTCAGAGGATGGGGTCTATTTCCAGACGACATGAAATGCCCTTGCATAACATCTTGGATGTTGAAATATTTGTGTCTGGGGATCGACTTCATGGGTCCATTCCCTCTATCGAATGGAAATCAGTACATACTTGTGGCTGTGGATTATGTGTCAAAATGGGTTGAGGCAGTGGCGTTGCCGACCAATGATGCTAAAGTGGTATTGAAGTTTCTAAAGAAGCACATCTTCACTCGGTTTGGAACTCCGAGAGCAATAATCAGTGATGGAAGGACATACTTCATAAATCAATTAGTGAAGAATATCttagctaaatatggagtcaGACACAAGGTACTTACAGCATACCACCCTCAAACTAGCGGCCAGGTAGAAGTGTCAAACAGGGAAGTGAAGCAGATTCTACAGAAAACAGTGAATGCCTAAAGGAAAGATTGGGCAATGAAGCTTGATGATGCATTATGAGCATACAGGATCGCTTATAAGACCCCGATAGGGACTTCTCCCTATCACTTGGTGTTTGGTAAAGCGTGTCACCTTCCAGTTGAATTAGAACATCAGGC
Coding sequences within:
- the LOC125845656 gene encoding uncharacterized protein LOC125845656, with translation MEFHLTVECAMGAHREEGSSDLLEILAEPERIVRYWRRQRRLTYHVPLVASKPETFEEKEDQEPPAVMAEMKVRDVAIPQTSNVTSSIQKPAPGGIFELKKNMGNPKWNGVGAKPVVQKTAGVLEIDAVTALSAQIASIQNMMTTHFSNMSLGKQQAQVNMVMCNEEDITRAMEIPTTRAGETTQTFPGVAIKTNIKDRTNTNHRVVDNSTISKAMEINKLPSKVNVVSIRSGRPLEELPPKEKVAEEKGTHVDEAEPSEQMGIPTYAKYVKDVVANKSRLAKYVTIALTEECSSRIQNRLPINLKVPGSFTIQIKIGRCVVERGLCDLGASINLMPTSMFLKLGLGRPKPTTTMLQLADRSVSRPDGVIQDILVQVGTLIFPVDFVILDFELDQEVQFILGCTFLATRGALIDVAAVDSQ
- the LOC125845657 gene encoding uncharacterized protein LOC125845657, whose amino-acid sequence is MTSQYLGSLLTVKEWIVLGHKVSKRGLEVDRAKVEVIEKLPLPISVKGVRSFLGHVGFYRRFIKDFFKIAKPMCSLLEKEMKFVFDEQCMGLFPPGATTHQKKRLIYDARFYIWDEPYLFKQRPNKMMRRCVPESEMRQVMDSCHSSAYGVIMEVSALCIRGWGLFPDDMKCPCITSWMLKYLCLGIDFMGPFPLSNGNQYILVAVDYVSKWVEAVALPTNDAKVVLKFLKKHIFTRFGTPRAIISDGRTYFINQLVKNILAKYGVRHKVLTAYHPQTSGQVEVSNREVKQILQKTVNA